Proteins found in one Deltaproteobacteria bacterium IMCC39524 genomic segment:
- a CDS encoding UDP-glucose/GDP-mannose dehydrogenase family protein, with translation MKLAVVGTGYVGLVTGACFAEMGHRVTCVDIDAEKVAKLKEGCIPIYEPGLKPIVLRNHEEGRLLFTTSLAEAMVDTEIVFIAVGTPPGEDGSADLKYVIGVADEIGTNLSDYAVVVTKSTVPVGTAEKVHAALSQALDKRGVDVPFDVVSNPEFLKEGAAVEDFMKPDRIVVGVASDRSREVMRELYKDFSRNHDRILFMGVKDAEMTKYAGNAMLATKISFMNEVANLCDRLGVDVENVRLGIGSDSRIGYSFIYPGCGYGGSCFPKDVRALIHTAGENDYKSVVLQAVHERNEDQKHVLFRKITARFGEDLSGLTFGLWGVAFKPGTDDIREAPAVVLMEELLAAGARVKAYDPEALEAARNELPEQWFANGSITLVRHQYEALEDVDAMALVTEWKPFRHPDLRAMKEMMKQLVVFDGRNQYDPQSLKDEGFEYFGIGRR, from the coding sequence ATGAAACTTGCTGTTGTTGGAACCGGATATGTCGGCCTTGTGACGGGTGCCTGTTTTGCTGAAATGGGTCACAGGGTTACATGCGTCGATATTGATGCAGAAAAAGTGGCCAAGCTCAAAGAAGGCTGTATCCCGATTTACGAGCCGGGCCTGAAACCGATCGTGCTGCGGAACCATGAGGAAGGGCGTCTGCTCTTTACCACTTCACTTGCCGAGGCAATGGTGGATACGGAGATCGTCTTTATCGCTGTGGGAACGCCCCCTGGTGAAGATGGCTCTGCTGATTTAAAATATGTCATCGGAGTTGCCGATGAGATCGGCACCAATCTCTCTGACTACGCTGTCGTTGTAACCAAATCAACCGTTCCGGTGGGTACCGCAGAGAAGGTTCATGCTGCACTCAGCCAGGCTCTCGACAAGCGCGGGGTAGATGTCCCCTTTGATGTCGTTAGTAACCCGGAGTTTCTGAAAGAAGGCGCCGCAGTCGAAGATTTTATGAAGCCGGACCGTATCGTTGTTGGTGTGGCTTCCGACCGTTCTCGTGAGGTTATGCGAGAGCTTTACAAAGATTTCAGTCGCAACCATGACCGGATTCTGTTTATGGGTGTCAAAGATGCCGAAATGACCAAGTACGCAGGCAATGCCATGCTGGCCACCAAAATCTCTTTTATGAATGAAGTTGCCAATCTCTGTGATCGCCTCGGTGTCGATGTCGAGAACGTTCGTCTTGGTATCGGTTCCGACAGCCGTATCGGCTATTCTTTTATCTATCCCGGTTGCGGCTATGGTGGTTCCTGTTTCCCTAAAGATGTCCGGGCTCTTATCCATACGGCCGGTGAGAACGATTATAAGTCAGTGGTTCTGCAGGCTGTGCATGAGCGTAACGAGGACCAGAAGCACGTCCTGTTCAGAAAGATAACGGCCCGATTCGGTGAAGACCTTAGCGGCCTGACTTTCGGGTTGTGGGGTGTAGCCTTTAAACCCGGCACCGACGACATCCGCGAAGCTCCGGCGGTCGTTCTCATGGAAGAGCTTCTCGCAGCCGGTGCGCGCGTGAAAGCTTATGATCCGGAAGCACTTGAAGCCGCCCGCAACGAATTGCCAGAGCAATGGTTCGCAAATGGTTCCATCACGCTGGTTCGTCACCAGTACGAAGCTCTTGAAGATGTCGATGCCATGGCCCTTGTCACCGAATGGAAGCCGTTCCGCCATCCTGATCTCCGGGCGATGAAAGAGATGATGAAGCAGTTGGTTGTCTTCGATGGTCGTAATCAGTACGACCCGCAGAGCCTGAAAGACGAGGGCTTCGAATATTTCGGTATCGGTCGCAGGTGA